In Tsuneonella dongtanensis, a single window of DNA contains:
- a CDS encoding PilZ domain-containing protein: MSVGAQLSVTDLRRAARHPVDYPVIAEHQVHGDLKLHVVNLSAHGFMVDGANDLSRGDRVIIRLPEVGRIEAYVIWTRDERAGFQFERIIRLDDFVRIIEALQPNPRLRRAR; encoded by the coding sequence GTGTCTGTTGGAGCCCAGCTTTCGGTCACCGATCTGCGCCGTGCGGCGCGGCATCCGGTCGATTATCCCGTCATTGCGGAGCATCAGGTCCACGGCGACCTCAAGCTGCATGTCGTGAACCTGTCGGCACACGGTTTCATGGTCGACGGTGCGAACGACCTGTCGCGCGGTGATAGAGTGATCATCCGGCTGCCGGAAGTGGGCCGGATCGAAGCCTATGTAATATGGACGCGCGACGAGCGCGCCGGCTTTCAGTTCGAGCGCATCATCCGGCTCGACGATTTTGTCCGGATCATCGAGGCGTTGCAGCCCAATCCGCGCCTGCGCCGGGCGCGCTAA
- the cysK gene encoding cysteine synthase A, with protein MKADSVLATIGNTPHIRLARMFPDHEVWVKSERTNPGGSIKDRIALAMVEDAEKSGALQPGGTIIEPTSGNTGIGLAMVAAVKGYKLVLVMPESMSLERRRLMLAYGATFDLTPREKGMKGALERAGELVQSTPGAWMPQQFENPANVAVHARTTAREILNDFADSPIDVLITGVGTGGHLTGCAEVLKTEWSGMKAYAVEPVLSPVISGGQPGPHPIQGIGAGFIPGNLHTRAIDGAIQVDAEAAKNMARRCAVEEGLLVGISSGATLAAIAQKLPELGSGSRVLGFNYDTGERYLSVPDFLPEA; from the coding sequence ATGAAAGCCGACAGCGTCCTTGCCACCATCGGCAACACCCCTCACATCCGCCTCGCCCGCATGTTTCCCGACCACGAAGTCTGGGTGAAGAGCGAACGCACCAATCCGGGTGGTTCGATCAAGGATCGCATCGCGCTCGCGATGGTCGAGGACGCCGAGAAGTCGGGCGCGCTCCAACCGGGCGGCACGATCATTGAACCGACCAGCGGCAACACCGGCATCGGCCTGGCGATGGTTGCCGCCGTCAAGGGATACAAGCTCGTCCTCGTGATGCCTGAGAGCATGAGCCTCGAACGGCGCCGACTGATGCTAGCCTATGGGGCAACCTTCGATCTCACGCCCCGCGAAAAGGGCATGAAGGGCGCGCTCGAGCGGGCAGGCGAACTGGTGCAAAGCACTCCCGGCGCATGGATGCCGCAGCAATTCGAGAATCCCGCCAACGTCGCCGTGCATGCCAGGACCACGGCACGCGAAATTTTGAACGACTTCGCCGACAGCCCTATCGATGTGCTGATCACGGGCGTCGGGACCGGCGGCCACCTCACCGGCTGTGCCGAAGTTCTGAAGACCGAATGGAGCGGAATGAAGGCCTACGCCGTGGAGCCGGTCCTTTCGCCGGTCATTTCGGGTGGCCAGCCCGGCCCGCACCCGATCCAGGGCATTGGCGCGGGATTCATTCCGGGGAATCTGCACACACGCGCGATCGACGGCGCCATCCAGGTGGATGCCGAAGCTGCGAAGAACATGGCCCGGCGTTGCGCGGTCGAGGAAGGTCTTCTGGTCGGCATTTCGAGCGGAGCGACGCTGGCGGCGATCGCGCAAAAGCTACCCGAACTGGGTTCCGGGTCACGCGTCCTCGGCTTCAACTACGATACCGGTGAGCGCTATCTCTCGGTGCCGGATTTCCTCCCCGAGGCTTGA
- a CDS encoding MFS transporter produces MSAVPHPLSIANFRAYFLSRLLGTIAISAQSIIIGWQVYSLARETMDIKHSALLLGIIGLVQFVPLFLLTPVVGLIADTYDRRWIVRWTTLLLTLNAAMLGYLTWTGNLSLPFLFVAAMFVGVARAFAGPAYSALAPNLVPRAVLPTAIAVSSMAWQVGTIAGPSVGGVLYAIHPDVAYASISAMLAASLLLIFLIKPVPQPAVQKDRRPIQRVVDGFRYVRDNRLVMATITLDLFVVLFAGATALLPVFARDILQVGPDGFGVLAAGMGIGATAASIWFSFFPMKSDVGVKMLAAVIVFALAIVTFGLSKLFWLSLIALVVAGAADMVSVYIRQSLIQLHTPDEMRGRVGAVSALTISASNELGETESGLLAAVIGPVAAVVAGGVAAIAITLYWARLFPELRLAKTFDPPPLSHPDKPQEALP; encoded by the coding sequence GTGAGCGCCGTGCCGCATCCCCTCTCGATCGCGAACTTTCGCGCCTATTTCCTGTCGCGACTGCTGGGCACGATCGCCATCAGCGCGCAGTCCATCATCATCGGCTGGCAGGTTTACAGCCTGGCCCGCGAGACGATGGACATAAAGCATTCCGCCCTGCTTCTCGGCATAATTGGCCTTGTTCAGTTCGTGCCGCTTTTCCTGCTGACCCCGGTCGTCGGCCTGATCGCGGATACATATGACCGGCGCTGGATCGTCCGCTGGACCACGCTCCTGCTGACGCTGAATGCCGCCATGCTCGGCTATCTGACATGGACGGGGAATCTTTCCCTGCCCTTTCTGTTCGTCGCCGCGATGTTCGTCGGCGTCGCCAGGGCATTCGCCGGACCAGCGTATTCGGCGCTGGCGCCCAACCTCGTCCCTCGCGCGGTGTTGCCGACAGCCATTGCGGTCAGTTCCATGGCCTGGCAGGTCGGCACGATCGCCGGGCCGAGCGTCGGGGGCGTGCTTTACGCAATCCATCCCGACGTGGCCTATGCATCGATATCCGCCATGCTGGCGGCATCGCTGCTGCTCATTTTCCTGATAAAGCCGGTGCCCCAACCTGCGGTGCAGAAGGATCGGAGACCGATACAGCGCGTCGTTGATGGTTTCCGCTACGTGCGCGACAACCGTCTTGTCATGGCGACGATTACGCTTGATCTGTTCGTGGTGCTTTTCGCAGGAGCGACCGCCCTTCTCCCGGTCTTCGCACGCGACATCCTCCAGGTAGGTCCCGACGGCTTCGGCGTGCTGGCCGCGGGCATGGGCATCGGGGCAACGGCTGCGTCGATCTGGTTCTCCTTCTTCCCGATGAAGAGCGACGTCGGGGTAAAGATGCTTGCCGCGGTGATCGTCTTTGCGCTGGCCATCGTCACGTTCGGGTTATCGAAACTGTTCTGGCTCAGCCTGATCGCTCTCGTGGTCGCTGGTGCGGCCGACATGGTTTCGGTCTACATCCGCCAGTCATTGATCCAGTTGCACACGCCCGACGAGATGCGCGGCCGCGTCGGCGCGGTATCGGCACTCACGATTTCGGCATCGAACGAACTAGGTGAAACGGAATCGGGTTTGCTCGCCGCGGTCATCGGCCCGGTAGCGGCGGTCGTGGCGGGCGGTGTCGCGGCGATCGCCATTACACTCTATTGGGCGCGCCTGTTTCCCGAACTCAGGCTTGCAAAGACATTCGACCCGCCCCCACTATCGCACCCAGACAAACCCCAGGAGGCCCTGCCATGA
- the tyrS gene encoding tyrosine--tRNA ligase yields MSAYESDLLRLLDERGYVHQMTDAAGLDALAARQVVPGYIGFDATAPSLHIGSLVQIMMLRRLQQTGHKPIVLMGGGTTRIGDPTGRDESRKMLTDQTIEDNIDGIKTVFERLLSFGDGPTDAVMVNNQDWLGKLGYIELLQEVGTHFTVNRMLTFDSVRLRLEREQPMTFLEFNYMILQGYDFRHLSKEMGVRLQMGGSDQWGNIVNGVELGRRMDGAELFGLTTPLLTTADGAKMGKTAAGAVWLNEAQLPSWDFWQYWRNADDRDVGRFLRLFTDLPLDEVARLEALQGAEINAAKVVLANEVTRLVRGEEAARSAEATAATTFSGGGAGEDLPTLALEPGMNFAAALTAIGFTASNGEAKRKIAEGAVKLDGEPVTDPSAPARTGRLSLGKKRHGILA; encoded by the coding sequence ATGAGCGCTTACGAATCCGATTTGCTGCGCCTGCTCGACGAGCGGGGCTATGTCCATCAGATGACCGATGCGGCGGGTCTGGATGCCCTTGCCGCGCGCCAAGTCGTGCCCGGCTACATCGGTTTCGATGCGACCGCGCCCTCGCTGCACATAGGCAGCCTGGTCCAGATCATGATGCTGCGCCGTCTGCAGCAGACCGGTCACAAGCCGATCGTGCTGATGGGCGGCGGTACGACCCGCATCGGCGACCCGACCGGCCGCGACGAGAGCCGCAAGATGCTCACCGATCAAACCATCGAGGACAACATCGATGGCATCAAGACAGTCTTCGAGAGGCTGCTTAGCTTCGGCGACGGTCCGACCGACGCGGTCATGGTCAATAACCAGGACTGGCTGGGCAAGCTTGGTTACATCGAACTTCTGCAAGAGGTCGGCACACACTTCACCGTCAACCGGATGCTGACGTTCGATTCGGTCCGCTTGCGCCTCGAGCGCGAGCAGCCGATGACCTTCCTCGAATTCAACTACATGATCCTTCAGGGTTACGACTTCCGGCACCTGTCGAAGGAAATGGGTGTCCGCCTTCAGATGGGCGGCAGCGATCAGTGGGGGAATATCGTCAACGGCGTCGAGCTCGGCCGGCGAATGGACGGGGCAGAGTTGTTCGGGCTCACTACCCCGCTCCTGACCACAGCCGACGGGGCAAAGATGGGCAAGACCGCTGCAGGGGCGGTTTGGCTCAATGAAGCGCAACTGCCGTCGTGGGATTTCTGGCAATACTGGCGCAACGCTGACGACCGCGATGTCGGTCGCTTCCTGCGCCTTTTCACTGACCTCCCGCTCGACGAAGTCGCTCGGCTGGAAGCGCTGCAAGGTGCAGAAATCAACGCCGCCAAGGTCGTGCTAGCCAACGAGGTCACGCGCCTGGTCCGGGGCGAGGAAGCGGCACGCTCGGCCGAAGCAACCGCGGCAACCACCTTCTCGGGAGGCGGTGCAGGCGAGGACCTTCCTACCCTCGCGCTCGAGCCCGGCATGAACTTCGCCGCAGCGCTGACCGCAATCGGCTTCACCGCTTCCAACGGAGAAGCCAAGCGCAAGATCGCCGAGGGTGCGGTCAAGCTCGACGGGGAACCAGTTACCGATCCGTCGGCGCCCGCACGGACCGGGCGCCTCAGTCTTGGCAAGAAGCGGCACGGTATCCTTGCCTGA
- a CDS encoding dienelactone hydrolase family protein: MTQEVEYRDGDTLLTGKVFRPSGDARAAIAVFPTIMNPTPAVEAKARALAEAGFLAFLCDFYGETPANFAASVDLSTKLRSAAEQYRRRLRAGIAAMGETVPGLAQGAIGFCMGGQAVLELAREGADLEAVASFHGLLDTKAPAEPGKVKARILVCHGDADPLVPREQVIAFWEEMDRAGANWHFHSYSRVVHGFTNPKPPPSGGPPAYDASADRQSWSATMSLFDEVFS; this comes from the coding sequence ATGACTCAGGAGGTCGAATATCGAGACGGGGATACCTTGCTGACAGGCAAGGTATTCCGTCCGTCAGGCGATGCACGGGCCGCAATCGCAGTGTTCCCGACAATTATGAACCCGACACCTGCCGTTGAAGCGAAGGCGCGTGCCTTGGCCGAAGCGGGTTTCCTTGCATTCCTGTGCGATTTCTACGGCGAAACGCCGGCCAATTTCGCAGCGTCAGTGGATCTGTCTACCAAACTGCGATCCGCGGCGGAGCAGTATCGCAGACGATTGCGGGCGGGAATCGCTGCAATGGGCGAAACGGTACCGGGTCTGGCGCAGGGCGCGATCGGCTTTTGCATGGGCGGACAAGCGGTTCTGGAGCTCGCACGGGAAGGTGCGGACCTCGAAGCGGTCGCCAGCTTTCATGGACTGCTCGACACCAAAGCGCCTGCCGAACCGGGCAAGGTGAAGGCCCGCATCCTGGTCTGTCATGGTGACGCCGATCCGCTTGTCCCGCGCGAGCAGGTCATCGCCTTCTGGGAAGAAATGGACCGCGCGGGGGCGAACTGGCATTTCCATTCCTACAGCCGGGTGGTTCACGGCTTCACCAATCCGAAACCTCCTCCATCCGGAGGGCCACCCGCCTACGATGCCAGTGCCGATCGCCAGAGCTGGTCGGCGACGATGTCGCTGTTCGACGAGGTTTTCAGCTAG